One stretch of Nomascus leucogenys isolate Asia chromosome 7b, Asia_NLE_v1, whole genome shotgun sequence DNA includes these proteins:
- the RTL10 gene encoding protein Bop: MPRGRCRQQGPRIPIWAATNYANAHPWQQMDQASPGVAYTPLVDPWIERPCCGDTVCVRTTMEQKSTASGACGGKPAERGPLAGRMPSSRPHRVDFCWVPGSDPGTFDGSPWLLDRFLAQLGDYMSFHFEHYQDNISRVCEILRRLTGRARAWAAPYLDGDLPLPDDYELFCQDLKEVVQDPNSFAEYHAVVPCPLPLASSQLPVAPQLPVVRQYLARFLEGLALDMGTAPRSLPAAMATPTASGSNSISPGPKEPPVLPSSSRSSKPGPVKPASSQPEEAAPTPVPRLSESANPPAQRPDPAHPGSPKPQKTEEEVLETEGDQEVSLGTPQEVVEAPETPGESPLSPGF, from the coding sequence ATGCCTCGTGGCCGGTGCCGTCAGCAGGGCCCTCGCATTCCCATCTGGGCAGCCACCAATTATGCCAACGCACATCCATGGCAGCAGATGGACCAGGCGTCTCCTGGGGTGGCATACACCCCCCTTGTGGATCCCTGGATTGAGCGGCCCTGCTGTGGGGACACCGTGTGTGTGCGAACAACCATGGAGCAGAAGAGCACAGCTAGTGGCGCTTGTGGCGGTAAACCTGCAGAAAGGGGTCCCCTAGCTGGGCGCATGCCCAGCTCCCGACCCCACAGGGTGGACTTCTGCTGGGTGCCAGGCTCAGACCCAGGCACCTTTGATGGCTCCCCGTGGCTACTGGACCGCTTCTTGGCCCAACTGGGCGATTACATGTCCTTCCACTTTGAGCACTATCAGGACAACATCAGCCGTGTCTGCGAGATCCTCAGGCGCCTAACAGGCCGAGCCCGGGCCTGGGCAGCTCCCTACCTTGATGGGGATCTGCCCCTGCCTGACGATTACGAGCTCTTCTGCCAGGATCTCAAGGAAGTTGTTCAAGACCCAAACAGTTTTGCCGAGTACCATGCCGTGGTTCCCTGTCCCCTGCCCCTGGCCTCCAGCCAGCTGCCAGTGGCCCCTCAGCTGCCTGTGGTGAGGCAATACTTAGCTAGGTTCTTAGAGGGCCTGGCACTCGACATGGGTACTGCCCCCAGGTCTTTACCAGCCGCCATGGCCACCCCTACTGCGTCTGGGTCCAACTCTATATCCCCTGGGCCCAAGGAGCCCCCAGTCCTGCCCAGTTCTTCACGTAGCTCCAAGCCTGGTCCTGTGAAACCAGCCTCTTCCCAGCCAGAGGAGGCAGCCCCCACGCCTGTCCCTAGACTGTCGGAGTCAGCTAATCCTCCTGCCCAGAGACCAGACCCAGCTCATCCAGGAAGTCCAAAACCCcagaaaacagaggaggaggttttggagacagagggagaccagGAGGTGTCCTTAGGTACCCCACAGGAGGTGGTGGAGGCCCCGGAGACCCCAGGAGAGTCACCACTTTCTCCTGGGTTCTGA